One region of Mangifera indica cultivar Alphonso chromosome 3, CATAS_Mindica_2.1, whole genome shotgun sequence genomic DNA includes:
- the LOC123212318 gene encoding AT-hook motif nuclear-localized protein 20-like, whose amino-acid sequence MPGMDPAASSPILNKRDLEISVNETRGNEDEEDRDTGDEPREGAVEIGNRRPRGRPAGSKNKPKPPIFVTRDSPNSLRSHVMEVAGGADVVESVAQFARRRQRGVCVLSGSGSVANVTLRQPSAPGALMALPGRFEILSLTGAFLPGPAPAGSNGLTVYLAGGQGQVVGGSVVGQLVAAGPVIVIAATFANATYERLPLEDDEETAGQGQIQGPADNSPPQIESSGHHPHTALPDPSQISIYNLPPNGGQLQEAYSWAHTRPSF is encoded by the coding sequence ATGCCGGGCATGGACCCGGCTGCCAGTTCACCGATTCTAAACAAACGTGACCTTGAAATCTCTGTAAACGAAACCAGAGgcaatgaagatgaagaagacagAGACACTGGTGATGAACCCAGAGAGGGAGCAGTTGAAATTGGCAACCGCAGACCCCGAGGCAGACCTGCCGGATCCAAAAACAAACCTAAACCACCAATTTTCGTAACCAGGGACAGCCCTAATTCTCTCCGTAGCCATGTCATGGAGGTGGCTGGTGGAGCTGATGTGGTAGAAAGTGTAGCCCAATTCGCAAGGAGGCGACAGCGTGGCGTTTGCGTGCTTAGTGGCAGTGGCTCCGTGGCCAACGTGACATTACGGCAACCATCAGCACCCGGTGCCCTGATGGCACTACCAGGTAGGTTTGAGATTTTATCGTTGACTGGGGCTTTTTTGCCAGGACCAGCTCCTGCAGGCTCAAATGGGTTAACGGTGTACTTAGCCGGCGGACAGGGTCAGGTGGTGGGAGGGAGTGTGGTGGGCCAACTTGTGGCAGCTGGCCCTGTGATAGTTATAGCCGCCACGTTTGCAAATGCCACGTACGAGAGATTGCCTctagaagatgatgaagagacTGCTGGTCAAGGACAGATCCAAGGGCCCGCTGATAATTCGCCTCCGCAAATTGAAAGCAGTGGTCACCACCCTCACACTGCTCTTCCTGATCCTTCACAAATCTCTATTTATAATCTGCCACCAAATGGCGGTCAGCTACAAGAGGCTTATAGTTGGGCTCACACGCGCCCGTCTTTCTAG